The genomic region CCATCGGCGCCAACACGGCCGATCCGCTCCAGATGTATCTGACGGACATCTTCACCATCTCCCTGAACCTGAGCGGGCTGCCGGGTCTTTCCCTGCCCGTGGGCCTGGGCGCGGACACGGGCCTGCCCGTGGGCCTGCAGCTCTTTGGCGGGAGCATGGAGGAAGCCCGGCTCCTGCGCACGGCCGCGACCCTGGAAGCGCATCTGCCCAAACTCCCGGCTCCGCCCCTTGCCTGAACCAACGGCCGGACCTTCCGGCCTTTTTTTATCCGTATGAAAATCGCCGTTGCCTTGAGCGGGGGAATCGATTCCCTCATGAGCCTGATCCTGGTCCGCGAATCCGGAGCGCACACCCTGGCCGTGCACGCGCGTTTTCTGGACGCACGCGATACCGAACCACGTCACGCCCTCGAGGACCTGTGCGCGGCCATGGGCATGGAACTCCATGTGCTCGACCTGCGCCAGGAATTCGAAAGGCTGGTCGTCGCCCCGTTCATCGCGGCGTACCAGGGCGGGTCCACGCCCAACCCCTGCGCGACCTGCAACCCGGCCATCAAGTTCGGACTGCTACTGGACCGGGCGCTGAAGCTGGGCGCGGACAAGCTGGCCACGGGACACTATGCCCGGCTGCGCGACACGCAAACCGGCCCGGCCCTGTTCCGGGGCCTCGACCCAGTCAAGGACCAAAGTTATTTTCTATCCCGCGTGCCCCGCGAGCGCCTGACCCATGTCCTTTTTCCCCTGGGCGAGTGGACCAAGGCCGACGCGCGTCAGGCCCTGGCCCAGCGTGGATTGGTTCCACCGGAAAAAGAGGAAAGTCAGGAAATTTGCTTCATTCCCACGAATTACCATGATTTTCTACGCGCCCGCCACGTCCGCCTGAGCGGTCCAGGCCCCATCACCCTGGCCGACGGCACGGTGCTCGGCCACCATCAAGGGCTATGGCGCCACACCCTGGGGCAACGCAAAGGCCTGGGCGTCGCGTACAGCGAACCGCTGTACGTCATCGCCAAGG from Deltaproteobacteria bacterium harbors:
- the mnmA gene encoding tRNA 2-thiouridine(34) synthase MnmA → MKIAVALSGGIDSLMSLILVRESGAHTLAVHARFLDARDTEPRHALEDLCAAMGMELHVLDLRQEFERLVVAPFIAAYQGGSTPNPCATCNPAIKFGLLLDRALKLGADKLATGHYARLRDTQTGPALFRGLDPVKDQSYFLSRVPRERLTHVLFPLGEWTKADARQALAQRGLVPPEKEESQEICFIPTNYHDFLRARHVRLSGPGPITLADGTVLGHHQGLWRHTLGQRKGLGVAYSEPLYVIAKDAPRNRLVVGVKSQTMALGCRTAAPNLLQPPSDWPETVLAQTIYRQRPAPARIRVTRNDMHITFHEPRPLPAPGQIAAVYDEAGRVLAGAVIEETFHAT